A single Carassius carassius chromosome 3, fCarCar2.1, whole genome shotgun sequence DNA region contains:
- the igf2a gene encoding insulin-like growth factor 2a, whose product MDDYHLFCASCRKTGKKQTTMRSLIHSFFILSFFTVASPVRTGETLCGGELVDTLQFVCGEDGFHISRPHRLNSRRSQRGIVEECCFRSCELRLLQQYCAKPVKSERDVSSSSLQAFPASQALHKDIPGGPLDLKYSKYEVWQRKPAQRLRRGVPSILLARKFRRQVEKIQDEEQARFHRPLMTLPNRQPAIVPHIQINTSHK is encoded by the exons ATGGATGATTACCATCTATTCTGTGCATCGTGCCGAAAAActgggaaaaaacaaacaacg ATGCGCTCACTgatacattcattttttattctgtCATTCTTCACGGTCGCATCCCCCGTGAGAACAGGGGAGACTCTTTGCGGTGGAGAACTAGTGGATACTCTTCAGTTCGTGTGTGGAGAAGATGGGTTTCATATAA GCAGGCCGCACAGATTAAACAGCCGCCGTTCTCAGAGAGGAATAGTGGAAGAATGCTGCTTTCGGAGCTGCGAGCTGCGTCTGCTGCAGCAGTACTGCGCAAAGCCTGTGAAGTCCGAGCGAGATGTTTCCTCCAGCTCGCTGCAGGCCTTCCCAGCATCGCAGGCTCTTCACAAG GACATCCCAGGAGGGCCTCTTGATCTGAAGTATTCCAAATATGAAGTATGGCAAAGAAAGCCTGCCCAGAGGTTAAGGAGAGGGGTCCCATCCATCCTGCTCGCCAGAAAGTTTAGGAGGCAGGTGGAGAAAATCCAAGATGAGGAGCAAGCCCGTTTCCACCGGCCCCTCATGACCCTTCCCAACAGACAACCTGCCATCGTTCCACACATTCAGATCAACACGTCCCACAAATGA